One genomic window of Pantanalinema sp. includes the following:
- a CDS encoding ATP-binding protein: MPVGNSPLMAVAFEASQDERPGVSCGLPPQEQRQNLARVARTVSRLLGGGWAYFCVGDPASPCVIAGDGAGEASLAALFDFLTIAAQQDAPLLVPDAVADPRFQRSEAVAALGVRMVVAYPLLDDDGGRIGFLCALAQEPRSFSNGDREALDDLVGLAILALRKWRKERLLARAEQALRSFQQGLASDQKGDHLGMQAAFMAQTLALDGVVIAEFADKGRTRMRTVSRYWRGAFLPELEFAVAGTPVETFCSKGQRTWRQGLPSLFPGARPLLDGVEGCILIPLRDASAEVYGVMMVFGASPFEDTPLIEALLPVVAAGVEARYKARRAEHELRMREAEIRAMYDHTTDLIFILDRDFRYINVNPAYAAALGQPIEAILGQRSGYSLPPHAMDRAIETNAWILETGQPVVYDIVMECALGMRSFSVLKFPYRDQEGAIAGVSGIARDISDRKALERQKSAFVTALSHEIRTPLFAIQNALHLLSAGCCEPGSQKGRRMLSIAERNAERLVRLAHDVLLLEGLEAGAIPFVAEECDAVALMEEAAAYLEGLAEQAGLSFSITAPPLRFEASAERIMQVLVNLLSNAIKFSPAGAQVSLEATEDGEEIRFAVRDRGRGIPGEDLYRVFDPFHQVQTDDGGHGGIGMGLPISREIVLAHGGRIWVESELGRGSAFYVALPFRTRLRLKETRPR, from the coding sequence TTGCCAGTCGGGAATTCGCCGCTGATGGCCGTTGCCTTCGAAGCCAGCCAGGATGAGCGTCCAGGGGTGAGCTGTGGCCTGCCCCCGCAGGAGCAGCGGCAGAACCTCGCGCGCGTCGCGCGCACCGTGTCGCGCCTTCTTGGGGGGGGCTGGGCCTACTTCTGCGTCGGGGATCCCGCGTCCCCTTGCGTCATCGCGGGCGACGGCGCGGGCGAGGCGAGTCTCGCTGCGCTCTTCGACTTCTTGACCATCGCTGCGCAGCAGGATGCGCCGCTGCTGGTGCCAGATGCCGTGGCCGACCCCCGGTTCCAGCGTTCCGAGGCGGTCGCGGCGCTCGGTGTGCGCATGGTCGTGGCTTATCCCCTTCTCGACGACGACGGTGGCCGGATCGGCTTTCTGTGCGCCCTGGCTCAAGAACCTCGATCGTTCTCGAACGGCGATCGCGAGGCCCTGGACGACCTGGTGGGCCTTGCGATCCTGGCCTTGCGCAAGTGGCGCAAAGAAAGGCTCCTCGCTCGCGCCGAGCAGGCGCTGAGGTCCTTCCAGCAGGGCCTGGCCTCCGACCAGAAGGGCGATCACCTCGGGATGCAGGCAGCGTTCATGGCCCAGACTCTCGCGCTGGACGGGGTGGTGATCGCGGAGTTCGCCGACAAGGGGCGCACGCGCATGAGGACGGTCTCGCGCTACTGGCGCGGCGCGTTCCTGCCCGAGCTGGAGTTCGCGGTGGCGGGCACCCCGGTCGAGACCTTCTGCTCAAAGGGTCAGCGCACCTGGCGCCAGGGGCTGCCCTCGCTCTTCCCCGGGGCCCGGCCCCTCCTGGACGGGGTGGAGGGGTGTATTCTCATCCCGCTGCGGGACGCGAGCGCGGAGGTGTACGGGGTCATGATGGTCTTTGGGGCGTCCCCGTTCGAGGACACCCCGCTGATAGAAGCTCTGCTGCCGGTGGTCGCCGCCGGAGTCGAGGCGCGCTACAAGGCCCGGCGCGCCGAGCACGAGCTTCGAATGCGCGAGGCCGAGATCCGGGCCATGTACGACCACACCACGGACCTGATCTTCATCCTGGACCGCGATTTTCGCTACATCAACGTCAATCCTGCCTACGCCGCGGCGCTTGGCCAGCCGATCGAGGCGATTCTGGGGCAACGCTCGGGGTACTCCCTGCCGCCGCATGCCATGGATCGCGCCATCGAAACCAATGCGTGGATCCTGGAGACAGGGCAGCCGGTGGTGTATGACATCGTGATGGAATGCGCGCTGGGCATGCGGAGTTTCTCGGTCCTCAAGTTCCCGTACCGGGACCAGGAGGGCGCGATCGCCGGGGTGAGCGGCATCGCCCGGGACATCAGCGACCGCAAGGCGCTGGAGCGTCAGAAGAGCGCGTTCGTGACGGCCCTGAGTCACGAGATTCGAACGCCGCTCTTCGCCATCCAGAACGCGCTTCACCTGCTCTCGGCGGGGTGCTGCGAGCCGGGCTCGCAGAAGGGCCGGCGCATGCTGAGCATCGCCGAGCGCAACGCCGAGCGCCTCGTGCGCCTGGCGCACGACGTGCTCCTGCTGGAAGGCCTGGAGGCGGGCGCGATTCCCTTCGTGGCCGAGGAGTGCGACGCCGTGGCCCTCATGGAAGAAGCCGCCGCCTACCTCGAGGGGCTCGCCGAGCAAGCAGGGCTCTCCTTCTCGATCACGGCGCCCCCGTTGCGCTTCGAGGCCTCTGCCGAGCGGATCATGCAGGTGCTCGTCAACCTGCTGAGCAATGCCATCAAGTTCTCGCCGGCAGGCGCGCAGGTGAGCCTGGAGGCCACCGAGGACGGCGAGGAGATCCGCTTCGCCGTCCGGGATCGAGGGCGCGGCATTCCCGGCGAGGACCTCTACCGCGTGTTCGATCCCTTCCACCAGGTCCAGACCGACGATGGCGGGCATGGGGGGATCGGGATGGGGCTGCCCATCAGCCGCGAGATCGTGCTGGCCCACGGCGGGCGGATCTGGGTCGAGAGCGAGCTGGGCAGGGGCAGCGCCTTCTACGTGGCCCTGCCGTTCAGGACGCGCTTGCGGCTCAAGGAGACCCGGCCGCGCTGA
- a CDS encoding Tex family protein: MTKHIEHDAALSRAIAAELSIPPGQTERTIALMDEGNTIPFLARYRKEATGGLDETQLRSLQEALARRRALEERRAAIIASLSEQGVLSDALRSKVEAADKLTALEDLYLPYRPKRRTRAMMARERGLGPLADLMKRPGAEPPLSAARRFVSPDKDVASPEDALSGARDILAEEAAEDADIRGRARRVALADALLTAKKAPKAEDPQGKYSQYYAFSESLPRLQPHRVLACDRGEAEGVLKVNVELPDARILGFLHEHFGVRAEAWRAEVEAALADGYKRLLAPALERDLRAALTEKAQAHAITVFAANLKSLLLQPPLRGRVVLGIDPGYRTGCKVVVVDPTGTPLMPGFAIYPHEPQRQRQEAIATLRTLVSRHGVNVVAIGNGTASRETEQVVAEAIRGTDARYLLVSEAGASVYSASEVAREEFPELDATQRGTISIARRLQDPLAELVKIDPQAIGVGLYQHDLDQKALGSALSGVVEDAVNHVGVDLNTASAALLTHVAGLNKKVAAAIVKQRQTTGAFRRRADLKKVKGLGDRTFEQCAGFLRIPGGAEPLDNTAIHPESYAATRQLLERLGLSASDKALAPLIQGVRADAPRLASALGVGEPTLRDILANLEKPGRDPREDLAPPHLRQDVLKVEDLQPGMRLMGTVRNVVDFGAFVDIGVKNDGLVHVSELSDRFVRNPLEVVGVGDVVEVEVLEVDRQRGRVSLSRKRVLNGRAT, encoded by the coding sequence ATGACCAAGCACATCGAACACGACGCCGCACTCAGCCGAGCCATCGCCGCGGAGCTTTCGATCCCGCCCGGCCAGACCGAGAGGACGATCGCCCTTATGGACGAGGGCAACACCATCCCGTTCCTCGCGCGCTACCGCAAGGAGGCGACCGGCGGCCTCGACGAGACCCAGCTGCGCTCCCTGCAGGAGGCCCTCGCCCGGCGTCGCGCCCTCGAGGAGCGGCGCGCGGCGATCATCGCCTCGCTCTCGGAGCAGGGGGTGCTGAGCGACGCGCTGCGAAGCAAGGTCGAGGCGGCCGACAAGCTCACGGCCCTCGAGGACCTGTACCTGCCCTATCGCCCCAAGCGCAGGACCCGGGCCATGATGGCGCGCGAGCGGGGCCTTGGCCCTCTTGCCGACCTCATGAAGCGCCCCGGGGCCGAGCCGCCCCTCTCGGCGGCTCGCCGCTTCGTTTCGCCCGACAAGGACGTCGCAAGCCCCGAGGACGCCCTCTCGGGCGCGCGGGACATCCTCGCGGAGGAGGCCGCCGAGGACGCGGACATCCGGGGCCGCGCCCGGCGCGTGGCGCTCGCGGACGCCCTGCTCACGGCCAAGAAGGCCCCCAAGGCCGAGGACCCTCAAGGCAAGTACTCCCAGTACTACGCCTTCAGCGAGAGTCTGCCGCGATTACAGCCGCACCGCGTGCTCGCATGCGATCGCGGCGAGGCCGAAGGCGTCCTCAAGGTCAACGTAGAGCTGCCCGACGCGCGGATCCTGGGCTTTCTGCACGAGCACTTCGGCGTGCGAGCCGAGGCATGGCGCGCCGAGGTCGAGGCCGCCCTGGCGGACGGCTACAAGCGCCTGCTCGCTCCGGCCCTGGAGCGCGACCTGCGCGCCGCGCTCACCGAGAAGGCCCAGGCCCACGCCATCACCGTGTTCGCGGCCAACCTCAAATCCCTCCTGCTCCAGCCGCCCCTGCGCGGCCGGGTGGTGCTCGGGATCGACCCGGGCTACCGCACCGGCTGCAAGGTGGTGGTCGTGGACCCCACGGGCACCCCGCTCATGCCGGGCTTCGCCATCTATCCCCACGAGCCCCAGCGCCAGCGGCAAGAGGCGATCGCCACCCTTCGCACCCTGGTGTCGAGGCACGGCGTGAACGTCGTGGCCATCGGCAACGGCACCGCCAGCCGGGAGACCGAGCAGGTGGTGGCCGAGGCCATCAGGGGCACCGACGCGCGCTACCTGCTGGTCTCGGAGGCGGGCGCGAGCGTCTATTCCGCCTCCGAGGTGGCCCGCGAGGAGTTCCCCGAGCTGGACGCGACCCAGCGCGGCACCATCTCCATCGCCAGGCGCCTGCAGGACCCGCTCGCCGAGCTGGTCAAGATCGACCCTCAGGCCATCGGGGTGGGGCTCTACCAGCACGACCTGGACCAGAAGGCGCTCGGCTCCGCGCTTTCAGGGGTGGTCGAGGACGCGGTCAACCACGTCGGCGTCGACCTCAACACCGCCTCGGCGGCCCTCTTGACCCACGTGGCGGGCCTCAACAAGAAGGTCGCCGCCGCCATCGTCAAGCAGCGGCAGACCACCGGCGCTTTTCGCCGCCGGGCGGACCTCAAGAAGGTCAAGGGCCTCGGCGATCGCACCTTCGAGCAGTGCGCGGGCTTCCTGAGGATCCCGGGCGGGGCCGAGCCCCTCGACAACACCGCCATCCACCCCGAGTCCTACGCGGCGACCCGGCAGCTGCTCGAGCGGCTCGGCCTCTCGGCCAGCGACAAGGCGCTGGCCCCCCTGATCCAGGGGGTGCGGGCCGACGCCCCGCGCCTGGCCAGCGCGCTGGGAGTCGGCGAGCCCACCCTGCGCGACATCCTGGCCAATCTCGAGAAGCCCGGCCGCGACCCGCGCGAGGACCTTGCCCCGCCTCACCTGCGCCAGGACGTGCTGAAGGTGGAGGACCTCCAGCCCGGCATGCGCCTGATGGGCACGGTGCGCAACGTGGTGGACTTCGGGGCCTTCGTGGACATCGGCGTCAAGAACGACGGGCTGGTGCACGTCTCGGAACTCTCGGATCGCTTCGTGCGCAACCCCCTCGAGGTCGTCGGCGTCGGTGACGTGGTCGAGGTCGAGGTGCTCGAGGTGGACCGTCAGCGCGGCCGGGTCTCCTTGAGCCGCAAGCGCGTCCTGAACGGCAGGGCCACGTAG
- a CDS encoding RtcB family protein has product MDGSTSTSSAASALERIDAYCWRLPKRFRTDMRVEARVFASDALLAGLHDDLSLEQCANVATLPGIQVASLAMPDIHQGYGFPIGGVAAMDLDEGVVSPGGVGFDINCGVRLLATTLSEREVRPHLEALIRSLAERVPSGAGRQGELHLSPADLERVLREGMGWTLAQGLALPADLVHCEEGGYLPQAEPGQVSEQAKQRGKGQLGTLGAGNHFLELQWVEEVLDEAAAEAFGLRRDQVLVMIHCGSRGLGHQVATDHIRKMGPAMRRAGISLVDRQLACAPIASPEGRAYLGAMAAACNFAWANRQVIVHRVREVFSRLFPEARLDQVYDVAHNIAKLETHRIEGAERRVLVHRKGATRAFPPGHPALTGAHLAVGQPVFIPGDMGRHSYVLAGLSGSMDRSFGSCCHGAGRVMSRTAARSRQNFYQVEADLAARGVIARAASRSGITEEAPDVYKDVSEVVRVVEGAGLAKRVARLRPMGVVKG; this is encoded by the coding sequence ATGGACGGGTCTACTTCGACATCTAGCGCAGCCAGCGCCCTGGAGCGCATCGATGCCTATTGCTGGCGGCTGCCGAAGCGCTTTCGCACCGACATGCGCGTCGAGGCCAGGGTGTTCGCGAGCGATGCCCTGCTCGCCGGCCTGCACGACGACCTGTCGCTGGAGCAGTGCGCCAACGTCGCGACCCTTCCAGGCATCCAGGTCGCCTCGCTGGCCATGCCGGACATCCACCAGGGCTACGGCTTTCCCATCGGCGGGGTCGCCGCCATGGACCTCGACGAGGGGGTCGTCTCGCCCGGCGGGGTGGGCTTCGACATCAACTGCGGCGTGCGCCTGCTCGCGACCACCCTGTCCGAGAGGGAGGTGCGGCCCCACCTGGAGGCGCTGATCCGCTCGCTGGCCGAGCGGGTCCCCTCGGGAGCGGGCAGGCAGGGCGAGCTGCACCTCTCGCCGGCAGATCTCGAAAGGGTCCTGCGCGAGGGAATGGGCTGGACCCTCGCGCAAGGCCTCGCCCTCCCGGCGGACCTCGTTCACTGCGAGGAGGGCGGCTACCTGCCCCAGGCCGAGCCCGGCCAGGTGAGCGAGCAGGCCAAGCAGCGGGGGAAGGGCCAGCTCGGGACGCTCGGGGCAGGCAACCACTTCCTCGAGCTCCAGTGGGTCGAAGAGGTGCTCGACGAGGCGGCCGCCGAGGCGTTCGGCCTCAGGCGGGATCAGGTGCTCGTGATGATCCACTGCGGCTCGCGCGGGCTCGGGCACCAGGTCGCGACGGACCACATCCGGAAGATGGGGCCCGCCATGCGGCGCGCGGGCATCTCGCTGGTCGACCGGCAGCTGGCGTGCGCCCCCATCGCCTCGCCCGAGGGCAGGGCCTACCTCGGTGCCATGGCGGCCGCCTGCAACTTCGCCTGGGCCAACCGGCAGGTGATCGTCCACCGCGTCCGCGAGGTCTTCTCGCGCCTCTTCCCCGAGGCGCGGCTCGATCAGGTCTACGACGTGGCCCACAACATCGCCAAGCTGGAGACCCACCGGATCGAGGGGGCGGAGCGACGGGTGCTGGTGCACCGCAAGGGGGCGACCCGTGCCTTCCCCCCCGGGCACCCCGCCCTGACCGGGGCCCACCTCGCGGTTGGCCAGCCCGTCTTCATCCCGGGGGACATGGGGCGCCACTCCTACGTCCTGGCGGGGCTTTCGGGTTCGATGGATCGCAGCTTCGGCAGCTGCTGCCACGGCGCGGGCCGGGTCATGAGCCGCACGGCCGCGCGCAGCCGGCAGAACTTCTACCAGGTCGAGGCCGACCTGGCGGCCCGCGGCGTGATCGCCCGGGCGGCGTCGCGCTCGGGCATCACCGAGGAGGCCCCCGACGTCTACAAGGACGTGAGCGAGGTCGTGCGGGTGGTGGAGGGGGCAGGCCTCGCCAAGCGCGTCGCGCGCCTGCGCCCCATGGGGGTGGTGAAAGGCTGA
- a CDS encoding archease: protein MDGAAPIDGFEVLPHPADIGLRFWGGTLADALCAAARGLTFLLSGPGELPASFELQVSVTGEDRLDLLYAWLSEILYRFDADATLVVGCEVISANDRFVSARLRCAVFDPAGMSVPYYVKAVTFHQMALEPGPGGWDGRVYFDI from the coding sequence ATGGATGGCGCGGCGCCGATCGACGGCTTCGAGGTTCTCCCGCATCCGGCCGACATCGGCCTTCGCTTCTGGGGAGGCACGCTCGCCGACGCCCTGTGCGCGGCGGCGCGGGGGCTCACCTTCCTGCTGAGCGGGCCGGGCGAGCTGCCGGCGTCGTTCGAGCTGCAGGTCTCGGTGACGGGCGAGGACCGGCTGGATCTCCTGTACGCATGGCTGAGCGAGATCCTTTACCGCTTCGACGCCGACGCGACCCTGGTGGTCGGCTGCGAGGTAATTTCCGCGAACGATCGCTTTGTTTCGGCCCGGCTGCGCTGCGCCGTTTTCGACCCTGCCGGCATGAGCGTTCCCTACTACGTCAAAGCCGTGACCTTTCACCAGATGGCCCTGGAACCGGGCCCGGGAGGTTGGGATGGACGGGTCTACTTCGACATCTAG
- a CDS encoding methyltransferase domain-containing protein, translating into MSGPDPSYWETSYLEKRTPWDLGGPTPVFARLISEAAVPAGRLLIPGAGRGHDAIAFARAGFSVTTVDVSPTACAELRAEAEAAGVAIEVLTADFFTFSPDAPFDAVLEYTFFCAIDPAMRPAYRDRMERLIRPGGLLFGLFFPLDRQEEDGPPFPVRLDEVEALFGAAFTLERSELPFDSIKPRALNERLMLWRRR; encoded by the coding sequence ATGTCAGGCCCCGATCCGTCCTACTGGGAAACGTCCTACCTGGAAAAGCGGACCCCCTGGGACCTCGGCGGCCCGACGCCGGTCTTCGCTCGCCTGATCTCGGAGGCTGCGGTGCCGGCCGGAAGGCTCTTGATCCCGGGTGCCGGCCGGGGCCACGACGCCATCGCCTTCGCCCGGGCCGGCTTCTCGGTCACGACGGTGGACGTCTCGCCCACGGCCTGCGCCGAGCTGCGCGCCGAGGCCGAGGCGGCCGGCGTCGCGATCGAGGTCCTCACGGCCGACTTCTTCACCTTTTCGCCCGACGCGCCCTTCGACGCCGTGCTGGAATACACCTTCTTCTGCGCCATCGACCCTGCCATGCGCCCGGCCTACCGCGACCGGATGGAGCGGCTGATCCGGCCCGGCGGCTTGCTGTTCGGGCTGTTCTTCCCGCTCGACAGGCAGGAAGAGGATGGCCCGCCCTTCCCGGTGAGGCTCGACGAGGTCGAAGCCCTCTTCGGCGCGGCCTTCACCTTGGAGCGATCCGAGCTGCCATTCGATTCCATCAAGCCCCGCGCGCTCAACGAGCGCCTCATGCTCTGGAGGCGCAGGTGA
- the aceB gene encoding malate synthase A produces the protein MINLHPLVVEGALKPGYERILTPAALRFVARLAERFEGDRQTLLRLRSERALDLDAGKLPAFLDETEAIRQEAWTVSRAPRDLLDRRVEITGPAERKMMINALNSGAKVFMADLEDSLSPTWDNVVQGQLNLMDAVRRTIRHEAPGGRQYRLVDRPATLMVRPRGWHMVEKHVLIDQRPIAASFFDFGLYLFHNAQALRERGSGPYFYLPKLESHLEARLWNHVFDFAEDALGLSRGTIRATVLIETILAAFEMDEILYELRGHATALNAGRWDYLFSIIKKLGRKDAFLLPDRSQLTMEAPFMRAYARHLVAACHRRGAHAIGGMSAYIPSRRDPAVNARALQRVQEDKEREVRDGFDGTWVAHPDLVPVARAVFDGVLADRPHQLSVSPSGGVSAEQLLDVRQGAGLVTLQGVRTNVEVAIHYLSAWLQGNGAVAIHDLMEDAATAEIARAQLWQWRLMGVVLDDGTLFDAALYARVRDEVLSRLRQTIGGPLSEAAALLDHLVLSDAFEEFLTLGAYPLLTP, from the coding sequence GTGATCAATTTGCACCCCCTGGTGGTGGAAGGGGCCCTCAAGCCCGGTTACGAGCGCATCCTCACCCCGGCTGCGCTGCGCTTCGTGGCGCGCCTCGCCGAGCGCTTCGAGGGCGACCGCCAGACCCTGCTGCGCCTGCGCTCAGAGCGAGCGCTCGACCTCGATGCGGGCAAGTTGCCCGCCTTCCTGGACGAGACCGAGGCCATCCGCCAGGAGGCCTGGACCGTTTCACGGGCGCCGCGGGACCTTCTGGATCGCCGGGTCGAGATCACCGGGCCCGCCGAGCGCAAGATGATGATCAACGCCCTCAACTCCGGGGCAAAGGTCTTCATGGCGGACCTGGAGGATTCCCTCTCCCCCACGTGGGACAACGTGGTCCAGGGCCAGCTCAACCTCATGGACGCGGTGCGGCGCACCATCCGGCACGAGGCGCCGGGCGGCAGGCAATACCGCCTGGTCGATCGGCCTGCGACCCTGATGGTGCGCCCGCGCGGCTGGCACATGGTCGAGAAGCACGTCCTGATCGACCAGCGGCCGATCGCAGCGAGTTTCTTCGACTTCGGGCTCTACCTCTTCCACAACGCCCAGGCCCTGCGCGAGCGAGGGAGCGGCCCCTACTTCTACCTCCCCAAGCTCGAAAGCCACCTCGAGGCGCGCCTCTGGAACCACGTCTTCGACTTCGCCGAGGACGCGCTCGGCCTTTCGCGCGGCACCATCCGCGCCACCGTCTTGATCGAGACGATCCTCGCGGCCTTCGAGATGGACGAGATCCTCTACGAGCTGCGCGGCCATGCGACGGCCCTCAACGCCGGCCGCTGGGACTACCTCTTCAGCATCATCAAGAAGCTGGGGCGCAAGGACGCCTTCCTCCTGCCGGACCGGTCGCAGCTGACCATGGAGGCCCCCTTCATGCGGGCTTACGCCCGGCACCTGGTCGCTGCCTGCCACCGGCGCGGGGCCCACGCCATCGGCGGCATGTCGGCCTACATCCCGAGCCGCAGGGACCCCGCCGTCAACGCGCGCGCGCTTCAGAGGGTCCAGGAGGACAAGGAGCGCGAGGTCCGCGACGGCTTCGACGGCACATGGGTGGCCCACCCCGATCTGGTCCCGGTCGCCCGCGCGGTGTTCGACGGCGTGCTCGCGGATCGCCCCCACCAGCTCTCGGTCTCGCCGAGCGGGGGGGTGAGCGCGGAGCAGCTCCTCGACGTCCGGCAGGGGGCGGGCTTGGTCACCTTGCAGGGGGTACGAACCAACGTCGAGGTGGCCATTCACTACCTGAGCGCCTGGCTCCAGGGCAACGGCGCGGTCGCCATCCACGACCTGATGGAGGACGCGGCCACCGCCGAGATCGCGCGTGCCCAGCTCTGGCAGTGGCGCCTCATGGGCGTCGTTCTCGATGACGGCACCCTGTTCGACGCCGCCCTCTACGCGAGGGTCCGCGACGAAGTGCTTTCCCGCCTGCGGCAGACGATCGGCGGCCCCCTGAGCGAGGCCGCTGCCCTGCTCGATCACCTGGTGCTGAGCGACGCCTTCGAGGAGTTCCTCACCCTTGGCGCCTACCCGCTCCTCACCCCCTGA
- the aceA gene encoding isocitrate lyase produces the protein MSDALAKEAARLGRAWERDARWSGIRRDYSAEDVLKLRPSIPVAHTLGERAAEKLWNLLVAPGHVNTFGALTGAQAVQMVKAGLKAIYMSGWQVAADANLAMQSYPDQSLYPSNSVPAMVKRLNNALMRADQITRVEGDTGVDWYAPIVADAEAGFGGPLHAFELMKAMIEAGAGGVHFEDQLASEKKCGHLGGKVLVPTSQFIRTLTAARLAADVLGVSTVLIARTDALSATLLTSDVDASDRGFITGERTPEGFFVVKDGLEAAIARALSYAPYADVLWFETSRPDLSEARCFAEAIHDRHPGKILAYNCSPSFNWRRNLDDAQIASFQQELAAMGYKFQFITLAGWHLINYHTFDLATQYQNEGMSAYVRLQDKEFAAEKDGYTATRHQREVGTGYFDQVLSILSCGQASTGALGASTETQQFHPGA, from the coding sequence ATGAGTGACGCCTTGGCGAAAGAGGCCGCGCGCCTCGGGCGGGCCTGGGAGCGCGACGCGCGCTGGTCGGGAATCCGCCGCGACTACTCCGCCGAAGACGTCCTGAAGCTGCGGCCCTCCATCCCCGTCGCCCACACCCTGGGGGAGCGCGCGGCCGAGAAGCTCTGGAACTTGCTGGTCGCCCCGGGGCACGTCAACACCTTCGGCGCCCTGACCGGGGCGCAGGCGGTCCAGATGGTGAAGGCGGGCCTGAAGGCCATCTACATGAGCGGCTGGCAGGTGGCGGCCGACGCCAACCTCGCCATGCAGTCCTACCCCGACCAGAGCCTCTATCCCTCCAACTCGGTGCCCGCCATGGTCAAGCGCCTCAACAACGCCCTGATGCGCGCCGACCAGATCACCCGGGTCGAGGGGGACACGGGGGTGGACTGGTACGCCCCGATCGTCGCGGACGCCGAGGCGGGCTTCGGCGGGCCGCTCCACGCCTTCGAGCTGATGAAGGCGATGATCGAGGCCGGCGCGGGCGGGGTTCACTTCGAGGACCAGCTCGCCTCCGAGAAGAAGTGCGGCCACCTGGGCGGCAAGGTGCTGGTGCCGACCAGCCAGTTCATTCGCACCCTGACGGCCGCCCGGCTCGCCGCCGACGTGCTGGGGGTGAGCACGGTCCTCATCGCGCGCACCGACGCCCTGAGCGCCACCCTCTTGACCAGCGACGTGGACGCGAGCGATCGCGGCTTCATCACCGGCGAGCGCACCCCCGAGGGCTTCTTCGTAGTCAAGGACGGCCTCGAGGCCGCGATCGCGCGGGCCCTCAGCTACGCCCCCTACGCGGACGTGCTGTGGTTCGAGACGAGCCGCCCCGACCTGAGCGAGGCGCGCTGCTTCGCCGAGGCCATCCACGATCGCCATCCGGGCAAGATCCTGGCCTACAACTGCTCGCCCTCCTTCAACTGGCGGCGCAACCTGGACGACGCGCAGATCGCCTCCTTCCAGCAGGAACTCGCGGCCATGGGCTACAAGTTCCAGTTCATCACCCTGGCGGGCTGGCACCTCATCAACTACCACACCTTCGATCTGGCCACCCAGTACCAGAACGAGGGGATGAGCGCCTACGTGCGGCTGCAGGACAAGGAGTTCGCCGCCGAGAAGGACGGCTACACCGCCACGCGCCACCAGCGCGAGGTGGGCACCGGCTACTTCGACCAGGTGCTGTCGATCCTCTCGTGCGGGCAGGCCTCCACCGGGGCGCTGGGCGCCTCAACCGAGACCCAGCAGTTCCACCCGGGGGCATGA
- a CDS encoding FKBP-type peptidyl-prolyl cis-trans isomerase, producing the protein MPRPMAPLLEDRMKYDVFALPVLFAAIALAFTFWLVRSRRVTPLDLSDLLSEGLGLTSKVLTPGDGPIANQGDRVVVHYVGWLESGRKFDSSRDRGRPFAFWLGRGDVIKGWDAIVSRMRVGEKRLVRIPPDLAYGDRRAGIIPPGSPLVFEIELLSIEDLRA; encoded by the coding sequence ATGCCGAGACCCATGGCTCCCTTGCTCGAGGACCGAATGAAGTACGACGTCTTTGCCCTGCCCGTTCTCTTCGCCGCCATCGCGCTCGCTTTCACGTTCTGGCTCGTCCGCAGCCGGCGCGTCACGCCGCTCGATCTGTCGGACCTGCTCTCGGAGGGCCTCGGCCTCACGTCCAAGGTCCTCACCCCCGGCGACGGCCCGATCGCGAACCAGGGCGATCGGGTCGTCGTCCATTACGTGGGCTGGCTCGAGAGCGGCAGGAAATTCGACAGCTCGCGCGATCGCGGCCGTCCTTTCGCGTTCTGGCTCGGTCGCGGCGACGTGATCAAGGGCTGGGACGCGATCGTCTCGCGCATGAGGGTGGGCGAGAAGCGCCTGGTGCGGATCCCGCCGGATCTCGCCTACGGGGACCGCCGGGCGGGGATCATCCCGCCCGGCTCGCCCTTGGTCTTCGAGATCGAGCTTCTCTCCATCGAGGACCTGCGCGCCTAA